One Agrococcus jenensis genomic region harbors:
- a CDS encoding DoxX family protein: MDAFAIAQLVLRIILAAVFLGMGAAHFVPRVKRTMAAMVPAPLAGPERRWAATLVVISGVAEILGGLGLLTPWWPVRFAAALGLIALLIAVFPANAQAARQPERFGAVAVPLVPRAIGQAVLGLLLLVSVI, encoded by the coding sequence ATGGACGCCTTCGCAATCGCGCAGCTCGTGCTGCGCATCATCCTCGCCGCCGTCTTCCTCGGGATGGGCGCGGCCCACTTCGTGCCGCGCGTCAAGCGCACGATGGCCGCGATGGTGCCCGCACCGCTCGCCGGCCCCGAGCGGCGCTGGGCGGCGACGCTCGTCGTCATCTCCGGCGTCGCCGAGATCCTCGGCGGCCTCGGCCTGCTCACCCCCTGGTGGCCGGTGCGCTTCGCCGCCGCCCTGGGGCTCATCGCGCTGCTGATCGCGGTCTTCCCCGCGAACGCGCAGGCGGCACGGCAGCCGGAGCGCTTCGGCGCGGTCGCGGTGCCGCTCGTGCCGCGAGCGATCGGCCAGGCGGTGCTCGGGCTGCTGCTGCTCGTCAGCGTCATCTGA
- a CDS encoding helix-turn-helix transcriptional regulator produces MASPDALRGHVDAMLLSVLAEGPVHGYGAIERIRHRSDGALDFPSGTVYPALKRLERRGLIEGEWASEGRSKRVYRLTTAGTAALATERDDWAATSTVITRVLGQAQA; encoded by the coding sequence ATGGCTTCTCCCGATGCGCTCCGCGGCCACGTCGACGCGATGCTGCTCAGCGTGCTCGCCGAGGGACCGGTGCACGGCTACGGCGCGATCGAGCGCATCCGGCACCGCTCGGATGGCGCGCTCGACTTCCCGAGCGGCACCGTCTACCCCGCGCTCAAGCGGCTTGAGCGCCGCGGCCTCATCGAGGGGGAGTGGGCGTCCGAGGGGCGCTCGAAGCGCGTCTACCGGCTGACGACCGCGGGCACCGCCGCGCTCGCGACCGAGCGCGACGACTGGGCGGCGACCTCGACGGTCATCACGCGCGTGCTCGGGCAGGCGCAGGCGTAG
- a CDS encoding TetR/AcrR family transcriptional regulator has translation MARDASGTVREQLLDAYVAILIDEGERAATVQAVAQRGGVSKGGLLYHFGSKAALEAGLIERFRELGAADVEALRGADDIVATFLRTSVAADSSLDRATVALVRIAQSPAGAAARAALQRLDDEYVAAIAERLGDEELALTVVLLADGVYFRSALGAVEPTRAGEEIELLVRVARRLGA, from the coding sequence ATGGCCCGCGACGCATCCGGCACCGTCCGAGAGCAGCTGCTCGACGCCTACGTCGCGATCCTCATCGACGAGGGCGAGCGGGCGGCCACCGTGCAGGCCGTCGCGCAGCGCGGCGGCGTCTCGAAGGGCGGGCTGCTCTACCACTTCGGCTCGAAGGCCGCGCTCGAGGCGGGGCTCATCGAGCGCTTCCGCGAGCTCGGCGCGGCGGACGTCGAGGCGCTGCGCGGCGCCGACGACATCGTCGCGACCTTCCTGCGCACCTCGGTCGCCGCCGACAGCAGCCTCGACCGGGCGACCGTCGCGCTCGTGCGCATCGCCCAGTCCCCCGCCGGCGCCGCCGCCCGCGCTGCGCTGCAGCGGCTCGACGACGAGTACGTCGCCGCGATCGCCGAGCGGCTCGGCGACGAGGAGCTCGCGCTGACCGTCGTGCTGCTCGCCGACGGCGTCTACTTCCGCTCGGCGCTCGGCGCGGTCGAACCGACGCGCGCCGGCGAGGAGATCGAGCTGCTCGTGCGCGTCGCCCGACGGCTCGGCGCCTGA
- a CDS encoding fumarylacetoacetate hydrolase family protein, translating to MRVARFAHGERIGYGVVDEDALVVLTGDPIVAGFDTTGERIPLGEARLLAPVIPRSKVVAVGRNYAKHAAELGNEVPTEPLVFLKPNTSVIGPGDAIVMPPESQDVHFEGEIAIVIGRVARRLTKANALHAVFGVTVANDVTARDLQRREQQWARAKGFDTFCPLGPAIETEPDWNDLRLITRVDGEVRQDGVSSDWIFDAPTVLEWITAAMTLLPGDVVLMGTPEGVGPLAAGQTVEVEVPGVGTLRNPVVAQSVATPA from the coding sequence ATGCGCGTCGCACGCTTCGCCCACGGCGAGCGGATCGGCTACGGCGTCGTCGACGAGGACGCCCTGGTCGTGCTCACGGGCGACCCGATCGTCGCCGGCTTCGACACGACGGGGGAGCGGATCCCGCTCGGCGAGGCACGGCTGCTCGCCCCCGTCATCCCGCGCTCGAAGGTCGTCGCGGTCGGCCGCAACTACGCGAAGCACGCCGCGGAGCTGGGCAACGAGGTGCCCACGGAGCCGCTCGTGTTCCTCAAGCCGAACACGTCGGTGATCGGCCCCGGCGACGCCATCGTGATGCCGCCGGAGTCGCAGGACGTGCACTTCGAGGGCGAGATCGCGATCGTCATCGGCCGCGTCGCGCGCCGGCTGACGAAGGCGAACGCGCTGCACGCGGTCTTCGGCGTCACCGTGGCGAACGACGTCACGGCTCGGGACCTGCAGCGGCGCGAGCAGCAGTGGGCGCGTGCGAAGGGCTTCGACACGTTCTGCCCGCTCGGCCCGGCGATCGAGACGGAGCCTGACTGGAACGACCTGCGCCTCATCACCCGGGTCGACGGAGAGGTGCGGCAGGACGGCGTCTCGAGCGACTGGATCTTCGACGCGCCGACGGTGCTCGAGTGGATCACCGCGGCCATGACCCTGCTGCCGGGCGACGTCGTGCTGATGGGGACGCCCGAGGGCGTCGGCCCGCTCGCCGCGGGCCAGACGGTCGAGGTCGAGGTGCCGGGCGTCGGCACGCTGCGCAACCCCGTCGTCGCGCAGTCGGTCGCCACCCCCGCCTAG
- a CDS encoding DUF937 domain-containing protein gives MSEIQQLLGRMPIQQIAQQAGVGEDEARQAIEAIVPALVGGMQANAHDPAGARSLAGALGAHAGHLDARLAGSVDTADGEKIVRNVFGDNADQIARAAGGGSALGGIIQKVLPIVAPMVLAWIANRFFGRDRRAPQQPSPAEQQGGNFDSPFGNFDSPFGKGSAGAEQPVRVPQGQPQGPASGQPQGQAQQQDGFGLDDLLGGILGGGSATQQGGQQGGQQGGGPLGPLGDILGGLLGGGRR, from the coding sequence ATGTCGGAGATCCAGCAGCTGCTCGGCCGCATGCCGATCCAGCAGATCGCGCAGCAGGCCGGTGTCGGCGAGGACGAGGCGCGGCAGGCGATCGAGGCGATCGTGCCCGCGCTCGTCGGCGGGATGCAGGCGAACGCCCACGACCCCGCGGGCGCGCGATCGCTCGCCGGTGCACTGGGCGCGCACGCCGGGCACCTCGATGCGCGGCTCGCGGGCAGCGTCGACACCGCCGACGGCGAGAAGATCGTGCGGAACGTCTTCGGCGACAACGCCGACCAGATCGCCAGGGCGGCGGGCGGCGGCTCCGCGCTCGGCGGCATCATCCAGAAGGTGCTGCCGATCGTCGCGCCGATGGTGCTCGCCTGGATCGCGAACCGCTTCTTCGGCCGAGACAGGCGGGCACCGCAGCAGCCCTCGCCCGCCGAGCAGCAGGGCGGCAACTTCGACTCGCCGTTCGGCAACTTCGACTCGCCGTTCGGCAAGGGCTCCGCGGGCGCCGAGCAGCCCGTGCGGGTGCCGCAGGGCCAGCCGCAGGGTCCGGCCTCCGGTCAGCCGCAGGGCCAGGCGCAGCAGCAGGACGGCTTCGGGCTCGACGACCTGCTGGGCGGGATCCTCGGCGGTGGCTCGGCGACGCAGCAAGGCGGCCAGCAGGGCGGCCAGCAGGGCGGCGGCCCGCTCGGCCCGCTCGGCGACATCCTCGGCGGCCTGCTCGGCGGCGGTCGCCGCTGA
- a CDS encoding MFS transporter, which produces MDIQQRAIGQASEQRAGRREWAALVVLMLPVLLIAIDNTVLGFALPQIALELEPTAAQQLWIVDAYSLVLAGLLVAMGGIGDRFGRRRMLLIGATGFALVSVLAAFAPTAPALIAARAALGFFGAMLMPSTLSLIRSTFPHRGDRRLAIAVWATAFSVGSALGPTVGGLLLEHFAWGSVFLMAVPVLLPLLVLAPLLVRESRDPNPGRLDPIGIVLSIVALGALAAGIKHVAVDGLDLIAVGMAVVAVVAGWLFVRRMRSSAAPMLDIDLLRIPAFSGAIAINLLSVMALVGALFFLTQHLQLVEGLSTLDAALLLVPGTIAMVGTGLGVVVLVRHMPAHRVVALGLASSTAGYLVVALSGDALSPLLVAVAYGLLGAGVGAAETLSNEIVVSTAPPERAGAASAVSETAYELGAVLGTAVLGGVVSAVYRSSLVIPEGVGAADGAAARETLAGALDVADRLPVPLGDALAQAAMTAFDDGALATALTGAALMAIAIVVALRTLRKA; this is translated from the coding sequence ATGGACATCCAGCAGCGGGCGATCGGCCAGGCGAGCGAGCAGCGAGCCGGTCGTCGCGAGTGGGCGGCGCTCGTCGTGCTCATGCTCCCGGTGCTGCTGATCGCGATCGACAACACCGTGCTGGGCTTCGCCCTGCCGCAGATCGCGCTCGAGCTCGAGCCCACCGCGGCGCAGCAGCTGTGGATCGTCGACGCCTACTCGCTCGTGCTCGCGGGCCTGCTGGTCGCGATGGGCGGCATCGGCGACCGCTTCGGCCGCCGCCGGATGCTGCTCATCGGCGCGACCGGCTTCGCGCTCGTCTCGGTGCTCGCCGCCTTCGCGCCCACCGCCCCCGCGCTCATCGCGGCCCGCGCGGCGCTCGGCTTCTTCGGCGCCATGCTCATGCCGTCGACGCTCTCGCTCATCCGGTCGACGTTCCCGCACCGCGGCGACCGACGGCTTGCGATCGCCGTCTGGGCGACCGCCTTCTCGGTCGGCAGCGCGCTCGGCCCGACGGTCGGTGGTCTGCTGCTCGAGCACTTCGCGTGGGGCTCGGTGTTCCTCATGGCGGTGCCGGTGCTGCTGCCGCTGCTCGTGCTCGCGCCGCTGCTCGTGCGCGAGAGCCGCGACCCGAACCCGGGCAGGCTCGATCCGATCGGCATCGTGCTGTCGATCGTCGCGCTCGGGGCCCTGGCCGCCGGCATCAAGCACGTCGCCGTCGACGGGCTCGACCTCATCGCCGTCGGCATGGCGGTCGTGGCGGTCGTGGCCGGCTGGCTGTTCGTGCGGCGGATGCGGTCGTCGGCCGCACCGATGCTCGACATCGACCTGCTGCGCATCCCGGCGTTCTCGGGCGCCATCGCGATCAACCTGCTGAGCGTCATGGCGCTGGTGGGCGCGCTCTTCTTCCTCACGCAGCACCTCCAGCTCGTCGAGGGGCTCTCGACGCTCGACGCCGCGCTGCTGCTCGTGCCCGGCACGATCGCGATGGTCGGCACGGGCCTCGGCGTGGTCGTGCTCGTGCGGCACATGCCCGCGCACCGCGTGGTCGCGCTCGGGCTCGCGAGCTCGACGGCGGGCTACCTCGTCGTGGCGCTGAGCGGCGACGCGCTGTCGCCGCTGCTCGTGGCGGTCGCCTACGGCCTGCTGGGCGCGGGCGTCGGCGCCGCGGAGACCCTGTCCAACGAGATCGTCGTCAGCACGGCGCCGCCGGAGCGCGCGGGCGCGGCGAGCGCGGTCTCGGAGACCGCCTACGAGCTCGGCGCGGTGCTCGGCACGGCCGTGCTCGGCGGCGTCGTGAGCGCCGTCTACCGCTCGTCGCTCGTCATCCCGGAGGGGGTCGGGGCCGCCGACGGCGCCGCCGCCCGGGAGACCCTGGCCGGTGCGCTCGACGTGGCCGACCGCCTCCCCGTGCCGCTCGGCGATGCGCTCGCGCAGGCCGCGATGACGGCGTTCGACGACGGCGCGCTCGCGACGGCCCTCACCGGTGCGGCGCTCATGGCGATCGCGATCGTGGTCGCGCTGCGCACGCTGCGGAAGGCCTGA
- a CDS encoding branched-chain amino acid aminotransferase encodes MTLEFTLTRNAEPVADDVRAGVLAEPGFGKHFTDHMVSIDWTADGGWHDARIEPYGPLQMDPASAVLHYGQEIFEGMKAYRRDDGSVWTFRPDQNAKRLQRSAARLALPQLPEELFLEAIRRLVEVDEAWVPDGGEDSLYLRPFMIANEVFLGVRAAQTVRFMVIASPAGPYFAGGVKPVSIWLSREYNRAGKGGTGAAKCGGNYAASLLPTQLAVANGCAQVLFLNEEGTDLEELGGMNVVLVKADGTLITPDSDTILDGVTRNSLLQLAADEGHAVERRPVTLAEWRDGVADGTITEAFACGTAAVLTPIAALRSPDETIGDPDAPAGPVALALRKALTDIQYGRAEDPHGWMVQLTGAR; translated from the coding sequence ATGACACTCGAGTTCACCCTCACGCGGAACGCGGAGCCGGTCGCCGACGACGTCCGCGCCGGCGTGCTCGCCGAGCCGGGCTTCGGCAAGCACTTCACCGACCACATGGTGTCGATCGACTGGACCGCCGACGGCGGCTGGCACGACGCCCGCATCGAGCCCTACGGCCCGCTGCAGATGGACCCCGCCTCGGCCGTGCTGCACTACGGCCAGGAGATCTTCGAGGGGATGAAGGCCTACCGCCGCGACGACGGCTCGGTCTGGACGTTCCGCCCCGACCAGAACGCGAAGCGCTTGCAGCGCTCGGCCGCCCGGCTCGCGCTGCCGCAGCTGCCAGAGGAGCTCTTCCTCGAGGCCATCCGCCGGCTCGTCGAGGTCGACGAGGCGTGGGTGCCCGACGGCGGCGAGGACTCGCTCTACCTCCGGCCGTTCATGATCGCCAACGAGGTCTTCCTCGGCGTCCGAGCGGCGCAGACCGTGCGGTTCATGGTCATCGCGAGCCCCGCGGGCCCGTACTTCGCAGGCGGTGTGAAGCCCGTCTCGATCTGGCTCTCGCGCGAGTACAACCGCGCCGGCAAGGGCGGCACGGGCGCTGCCAAGTGCGGCGGCAACTACGCCGCGAGCCTCCTGCCGACGCAGCTCGCGGTCGCCAACGGCTGCGCGCAGGTGCTCTTCCTCAACGAGGAGGGCACCGACCTCGAGGAGCTCGGCGGCATGAACGTCGTGCTCGTGAAGGCCGACGGCACGCTCATCACGCCCGACTCCGACACGATCCTCGACGGCGTCACGCGCAACTCGCTGCTGCAGCTCGCGGCGGATGAGGGGCACGCGGTCGAGCGCCGTCCCGTCACGCTCGCCGAGTGGCGCGACGGGGTCGCGGACGGCACGATCACCGAGGCGTTCGCGTGCGGCACGGCCGCGGTGCTCACGCCGATCGCGGCGCTCCGCAGCCCCGACGAGACGATCGGTGACCCGGACGCGCCCGCGGGCCCGGTCGCGCTCGCGCTCCGCAAGGCGCTCACCGACATCCAGTACGGCCGCGCGGAGGACCCGCACGGCTGGATGGTCCAGCTGACGGGCGCCCGCTGA
- the serA gene encoding phosphoglycerate dehydrogenase, with the protein MSKPVVLIAEELSAATVDALGPDFDIRQVDGTDREALFAALADASAVLVRSATQLDAEAIAHAPQLKVIARAGVGLDNVEIPAATAAGVMVVNAPTSNIVSAAELAIAHLLGLARHIPAADASLKRGEWKRSAYTGVELYEKTVGIVGLGRIGVLVAERLAAFGTKLIAFDPFVSPARAAQLGVELRSLDELMAESDFITIHIPRTPETVGLIGEAQFALAKPSLRIVNASRGGIIDEAALAIALREGRIAGAGIDVFVSEPPKDDALTSAPNIQVTPHLGASTDEAQEKAGVAVARSVRLALSGDLVPDAVNVAGGIIDEYVRPGIPLAERLGQFVAGLAAGPVEAVDVAVHGELAGYDVKVLRLAALKGFFSSIVSEQVTFVNAPVIAESRGVTSALTADERSEEYRNVVEVVAATSDGRRVSVEGTLTGPKQVEKIVGVNGQSVEVPMADHFVVMEYVDRPGIVAAYGAAFGEAQINIAGMQIARTSAGGDALSIITIDQAAPEELVEQVGSAIEATTIRQIGIRAL; encoded by the coding sequence ATGTCGAAGCCCGTCGTCCTGATCGCCGAGGAGCTCTCGGCCGCGACCGTCGACGCCCTCGGGCCCGACTTCGACATCCGCCAGGTCGACGGCACGGATCGGGAGGCGCTCTTCGCCGCCCTCGCCGACGCATCCGCCGTGCTCGTCCGCAGCGCGACGCAGCTCGACGCCGAGGCGATCGCGCACGCGCCGCAGCTCAAGGTGATCGCCCGCGCCGGCGTCGGCCTCGACAACGTCGAGATCCCCGCCGCCACCGCCGCGGGGGTCATGGTCGTCAACGCGCCGACCTCGAACATCGTCTCGGCCGCCGAGCTCGCCATCGCGCACCTGCTCGGCCTCGCCCGGCACATCCCGGCCGCCGACGCCTCGCTGAAGCGCGGCGAGTGGAAGCGCAGCGCCTACACGGGCGTCGAGCTCTACGAGAAGACCGTCGGCATCGTGGGCCTCGGCCGCATCGGCGTGCTCGTCGCCGAGCGCCTCGCCGCCTTCGGCACGAAGCTCATCGCGTTCGACCCGTTCGTCAGCCCGGCCCGCGCCGCGCAGCTCGGCGTCGAGCTGCGCTCGCTCGACGAGCTGATGGCCGAGAGCGACTTCATCACCATCCACATCCCGCGCACGCCCGAGACGGTCGGCCTGATCGGCGAGGCGCAGTTCGCGCTCGCGAAGCCCTCGCTCCGCATCGTCAACGCCTCGCGCGGCGGCATCATCGATGAAGCGGCGCTCGCGATCGCCCTCCGCGAGGGCCGCATCGCCGGCGCCGGCATCGACGTGTTCGTCTCCGAGCCGCCGAAGGACGACGCGCTCACGAGCGCCCCGAACATCCAGGTCACGCCCCACCTCGGCGCATCGACCGACGAGGCGCAGGAGAAGGCTGGCGTCGCCGTCGCCCGCTCCGTGCGGCTCGCGCTCTCCGGCGACCTCGTGCCGGATGCCGTGAACGTCGCCGGCGGGATCATCGACGAGTACGTGCGCCCCGGCATCCCGCTCGCCGAGCGGCTCGGCCAGTTCGTCGCCGGCCTCGCGGCCGGCCCGGTCGAGGCGGTCGACGTCGCGGTGCACGGCGAGCTCGCCGGCTACGACGTCAAGGTGCTGCGCCTCGCGGCGCTCAAGGGCTTCTTCTCGTCGATCGTGAGCGAGCAGGTGACCTTCGTGAACGCGCCGGTCATCGCGGAGTCGCGCGGCGTGACGAGCGCGCTCACCGCCGACGAGCGCAGCGAGGAGTACCGCAACGTCGTCGAGGTCGTCGCCGCGACGAGCGACGGCCGCCGGGTGAGCGTCGAGGGCACCCTCACGGGCCCGAAGCAGGTCGAGAAGATCGTCGGCGTCAACGGCCAGTCTGTCGAGGTGCCGATGGCCGACCACTTCGTCGTCATGGAGTACGTCGACCGACCCGGGATCGTGGCCGCCTACGGCGCCGCGTTCGGCGAGGCGCAGATCAACATCGCCGGCATGCAGATCGCCCGCACGTCCGCGGGCGGCGACGCGCTCTCGATCATCACGATCGACCAGGCGGCACCTGAGGAGCTCGTCGAGCAGGTGGGCAGCGCGATCGAGGCGACCACGATCCGTCAGATCGGCATCCGCGCGCTCTAG
- a CDS encoding alpha/beta fold hydrolase, translated as MDSTTPVRIVLVPGFWLGAWAWDEVAELLRGQGDEVVALTLPGLEPDHSARGEVSLDDHVAAIEAALEGDRPVLLVAHSGAAIPATVAIDRHVDRIAGTVWVDTAPVVDGAAMDASFEGDAMPLDAAWDDEMEQGSMRDLTPAQLDEFRSRAVPEPGGVVREAVSLTDDRRLDVPATIVCTAFSAAEYRAYAEQGMSFLAGLLEHRALTLVDLPTGHWPMWSKPVELAAIIDVAARAAAQR; from the coding sequence ATGGACTCCACCACACCCGTCCGCATCGTGCTCGTCCCCGGCTTCTGGCTCGGTGCCTGGGCGTGGGACGAGGTCGCCGAGCTGCTGCGCGGGCAGGGCGACGAGGTCGTCGCGCTCACGCTCCCGGGGCTCGAGCCCGACCACTCGGCCCGCGGCGAGGTCTCGCTCGACGACCACGTCGCCGCCATCGAGGCAGCGCTCGAGGGCGACCGGCCCGTGCTGCTCGTCGCGCACAGCGGCGCGGCAATCCCGGCGACCGTCGCGATCGACCGGCACGTCGACCGCATCGCCGGGACCGTCTGGGTCGACACGGCGCCGGTCGTCGACGGCGCTGCGATGGATGCGTCGTTCGAAGGCGACGCGATGCCGCTCGACGCCGCGTGGGACGACGAGATGGAGCAGGGCTCGATGCGCGACCTCACCCCGGCGCAGCTCGACGAGTTCCGCAGCAGAGCGGTGCCGGAGCCCGGTGGCGTGGTGCGCGAGGCGGTCTCGCTCACCGACGACCGACGGCTCGACGTGCCCGCCACGATCGTCTGCACCGCGTTCTCGGCGGCCGAGTACCGCGCCTATGCCGAGCAGGGCATGTCGTTCCTCGCTGGCCTGCTCGAGCACCGGGCGCTCACGCTCGTCGACCTGCCGACCGGCCACTGGCCGATGTGGTCGAAGCCGGTGGAGCTCGCCGCGATCATCGACGTCGCAGCCCGCGCCGCCGCGCAGCGCTGA
- a CDS encoding sensor histidine kinase, giving the protein MRTADDITRREAIAEYRVVGQPPEPDLEGLVQLAASICGVSTAVINIIDDRSQHQIAAVGFEPNVCAREDSMCAVVFRHPGHVVVPDARVDDRFRDNPFVTGEIADVRFYASSPLITPAGVPIGTLCVFDEEVRELSEQDSRALALLARQVIDVLELRRITRELGRSNEQLAHFAGQVSHDLRNPLTALVGFLELASDGLESADAVLVAEALERANGAAGRMGDLVADLLDFARVGGRPRRSAIDLGSLLHDVVDDLDAPIRASGATIDVGELPRISGDATQLRALMQNLLANALKFSAAGGAQPTIEVRAHELTAGWRITVDDDGPGVPAEQRERVFGLLERGEGADVEGLGIGLSTCRRIVEAHGGRIGIDDAELGGASVWVVLPQQ; this is encoded by the coding sequence GTGCGCACTGCCGACGACATCACCCGCCGTGAGGCGATCGCCGAGTATCGGGTGGTGGGGCAGCCGCCGGAGCCCGACCTCGAGGGCCTCGTGCAGCTCGCGGCATCGATCTGCGGCGTCTCGACCGCGGTCATCAACATCATCGACGACCGCAGCCAGCACCAGATCGCCGCGGTCGGCTTCGAGCCGAACGTCTGCGCGCGCGAGGACTCGATGTGCGCGGTCGTGTTCCGCCATCCGGGCCACGTCGTCGTGCCGGATGCCCGCGTCGACGACCGCTTCCGCGACAACCCGTTCGTCACCGGCGAGATCGCCGACGTGCGCTTCTACGCCTCGAGCCCGCTCATCACCCCGGCCGGCGTGCCGATCGGCACGCTCTGCGTCTTCGACGAGGAGGTGCGCGAGCTCAGCGAGCAGGACAGCCGCGCGCTCGCGCTGCTCGCCCGACAGGTGATCGACGTGCTCGAGCTGCGGCGCATCACGCGCGAGCTCGGCCGCTCGAACGAGCAGCTCGCGCACTTCGCCGGCCAGGTCAGCCACGACCTGCGCAACCCGCTCACCGCGCTCGTCGGCTTCCTCGAGCTCGCCTCCGACGGCCTGGAGTCCGCCGACGCGGTGCTCGTCGCCGAGGCGCTCGAGCGCGCGAACGGCGCGGCCGGCCGCATGGGCGACCTCGTCGCCGACCTGCTGGACTTCGCGCGCGTCGGCGGCAGGCCGCGCCGGAGCGCCATCGACCTCGGCTCGCTGCTGCACGACGTGGTGGACGACCTCGACGCCCCCATCCGCGCGTCCGGGGCGACGATCGACGTCGGCGAGCTGCCCCGCATCAGCGGCGACGCGACGCAGCTGCGCGCGCTCATGCAGAACCTGCTCGCCAACGCGCTCAAGTTCAGCGCCGCGGGCGGTGCGCAGCCCACCATCGAGGTGCGCGCGCACGAGCTCACCGCCGGCTGGCGCATCACGGTCGACGACGACGGCCCGGGCGTGCCTGCCGAGCAGCGCGAGCGGGTCTTCGGCCTGCTCGAGCGCGGCGAGGGCGCCGACGTCGAAGGGCTCGGGATCGGCCTCTCGACGTGCCGCAGGATCGTCGAGGCGCACGGCGGGCGCATCGGCATCGACGACGCCGAGCTCGGCGGCGCGAGCGTCTGGGTGGTGCTGCCGCAGCAGTGA
- a CDS encoding 3-isopropylmalate dehydrogenase: MQQLRLAVIAGDGIGPEVTLEARRAMRAALDGVELVETEYALGAAHYLETGEILDDATLEQLRHHDAILLGAVGGDPADARLAGGIIERGLLLRLRFAFDHHVNLRPTRLHPKLASPLRDPGDIDFVVVREGTEGPYVGNGGSLRTGTPHEIANETSVNTAFGVERVVRFAFELAEQRDRRLTLVHKKNVLVHAGGLWQRIVDAVAAEHPDVAVDYLHVDAATIFLVDRPSRFDVIVTDNLFGDILTDLAGAVGGGIGMAASGNLNPSGEFPSMFEPVHGSAPDIAGRAIADPTAAILSAALLLEHSGHPDAGRRIRDAVDADVDARGGASRATHEVGDAIVDRIRTSKEQA, translated from the coding sequence GTGCAGCAGCTGCGCCTCGCGGTCATCGCAGGAGACGGCATCGGCCCCGAGGTCACCCTCGAGGCCAGGCGGGCCATGCGCGCCGCCCTCGACGGGGTCGAGCTCGTCGAGACGGAGTACGCGCTCGGCGCGGCGCACTACCTCGAGACCGGCGAGATCCTCGACGACGCGACGCTCGAGCAGCTCCGGCACCACGACGCGATCCTGCTCGGCGCGGTCGGCGGCGACCCCGCGGACGCTCGCCTCGCCGGCGGCATCATCGAGCGCGGCCTGCTGCTGCGGCTGCGCTTCGCCTTCGACCACCACGTCAACCTGCGGCCCACCCGCCTGCACCCGAAGCTCGCGAGCCCGCTGCGCGACCCGGGCGACATCGACTTCGTGGTCGTGCGCGAGGGCACCGAGGGCCCCTACGTCGGCAACGGCGGATCGCTGCGCACCGGCACGCCGCACGAGATCGCGAACGAGACGAGCGTCAACACCGCCTTCGGCGTGGAGCGCGTGGTGCGCTTCGCGTTCGAGCTCGCCGAGCAGCGCGACCGCAGGCTCACGCTCGTGCACAAGAAGAACGTGCTCGTGCACGCCGGTGGCCTCTGGCAGCGCATCGTCGACGCCGTCGCGGCCGAGCACCCGGACGTCGCGGTCGACTACCTGCACGTCGACGCGGCGACGATCTTCCTCGTCGACCGGCCGAGCCGCTTCGACGTGATCGTCACCGACAACCTGTTCGGCGACATCCTCACCGACCTCGCCGGTGCCGTCGGCGGCGGCATCGGCATGGCCGCATCCGGCAACCTCAACCCCTCGGGCGAGTTCCCGAGCATGTTCGAGCCCGTGCACGGCTCCGCGCCCGACATCGCAGGCCGCGCGATCGCCGACCCGACGGCCGCGATCCTCTCGGCGGCGCTGCTGCTCGAGCACTCCGGCCATCCTGACGCCGGCCGGCGCATCCGCGACGCGGTCGACGCCGACGTCGACGCCCGCGGCGGCGCGAGCCGCGCAACCCATGAGGTCGGCGACGCCATCGTCGACCGCATCCGCACCTCGAAGGAGCAGGCATGA
- a CDS encoding DUF6458 family protein, with protein sequence MSIGFGIFLMAVGAIIAWAVPALWQVEGANWALIGYILLGAGALVTLIGIIMAARSGRTSQVSRSSVDPASGTRVERTERRDDVI encoded by the coding sequence TTGAGCATCGGCTTCGGCATCTTCCTCATGGCCGTCGGCGCGATCATCGCCTGGGCGGTCCCCGCCCTGTGGCAGGTCGAAGGCGCCAACTGGGCCCTGATCGGCTACATCCTGCTGGGCGCCGGCGCCCTCGTCACCCTCATCGGCATCATCATGGCCGCCCGCTCGGGGCGGACGTCGCAGGTCTCGCGCTCGAGCGTCGACCCGGCCTCCGGCACGCGCGTCGAGCGCACCGAGCGCCGCGACGACGTCATCTGA